One genomic region from Marmota flaviventris isolate mMarFla1 chromosome 6, mMarFla1.hap1, whole genome shotgun sequence encodes:
- the LOC114082690 gene encoding olfactory receptor 2B2-like, with amino-acid sequence MWINNQSSPDDFILLGFSDRPWLETPLFIIFLVAYIFALFGNISIILVSRLDPQLNSPMYFFVSNLSLLDLCYTTSTVPQMLVNLWGPEKNISYGGCIAQLYIFLALGSTECILLAIMAFDRYAAICKPLHYPIIMNQRRCTHMSAGTWISGFANSLVQSTLTVVAPRCGQRVVDHFFCEVPALLKLACTDTSVNEAELNVLGALLLLVPLTLILGTYVFIAQAVMKIRSAESRWKAFNTCASHLLVVSMFYFTAISMYVQPPSSYSRDRGKIMALFYGIVTPTLNPFIYTLRNKDVKAALRRALTKEFWVKKR; translated from the coding sequence ATGTGGATCAATAATCAGAGCTCCCCAGATGATTTCATCTTATTGGGATTTTCAGACCGACCCTGGCTAGAGACACCACTCTTCATAATCTTTCTGGTGGCCTACATCTTTGCTCTATTTGGAAATATCTCCATTATCCTAGTTTCCCGCCTAGATCCCCAGCTCAACAGTCCCATGTACTTTTTTGTCTCAAATCTGTCACTTCTGGATCTCTGCTATACCACCAGCACGGTCCCACAGATGCTAGTCAACCTTTGGGGACCAGAGAAGAACATTAGCTATGGGGGGTGTATTGCCCAACTCTATATTTTTTTGGCCTTGGGTTCCACCGAATGCATTCTTCTGGCCATCATGGCCTTCGACCGTTATGCTGCCATTTGCAAGCCCCTTCACTATCCAATCATCATGAATCAGAGACGATGTACCCATATGTCTGCTGGGACCTGGATCAGTGGTTTTGCTAACTCCCTTGTACAATCCACACTCACAGTGGTGGCCCCAAGATGTGGACAGAGGGTGGTGgaccatttcttctgtgaagttcctgCCCTTCTGAAACTAGCCTGTACTGATACTAGTGTGAATGAAGCTGAACTCAATGTTCTAGGGGCTTTGCTACTCCTGGTACCACTCACCCTCATCCTGGGCACTTATGTGTTCATTGCTCAGGCAGTGATGAAAATCCGCTCTGCTGAAAGTCGTTGGAAGGCCTTTAATACCTGTGCTTCACATTTGCTTGTGGTATCCATGTTCTATTTTACAGCCATCAGCATGTATGTCCAGCCTCCCTCTAGTTACTCTCGGGACAGGGGTAAGATCATGGCTCTCTTCTATGGTATTGTCACACCCACCCTCAACCCTTTTATCTATACATTGAGGAACAAGGATGTGAAAGCTGCCCTAAGAAGAGCATTGACTAAGGAGTTTTGGGTCAAGAAAAGAtga